One stretch of Cedecea neteri DNA includes these proteins:
- a CDS encoding Slp family lipoprotein: MAVCNVKKCSWLLAAAAALVLSGCVSVPDAIKGTSATPQQDLTVVMNAPQLYVGQEARFGGRVVNVDNLKGKTRLEIATVSLDEGARPALNEPSHGRIYADVNGFLDPVDFRNQLVTVVGPITGTAEGKIGQTPYKFMTMQATGYKRWNVVQQVVMPPQPIDPWFWGGPYPYRHHYDMWGGWYNPGPAQVQTVVTE, from the coding sequence ATGGCTGTTTGTAATGTCAAAAAATGCAGCTGGCTGCTTGCAGCCGCCGCGGCGTTGGTGCTGAGCGGCTGCGTGAGCGTGCCGGACGCCATCAAAGGAACCTCGGCGACGCCGCAGCAGGATCTGACGGTCGTCATGAATGCTCCCCAGCTTTACGTTGGGCAGGAAGCACGTTTTGGCGGCCGGGTGGTGAACGTGGATAACCTGAAGGGGAAAACCCGGCTGGAAATTGCCACCGTCAGCCTGGATGAAGGTGCCCGCCCGGCGCTGAATGAACCTTCTCACGGGCGTATTTATGCCGACGTGAACGGTTTCCTGGACCCGGTTGATTTTCGTAATCAGCTGGTCACCGTTGTGGGGCCAATCACCGGCACCGCAGAAGGTAAAATTGGCCAGACGCCGTATAAATTCATGACCATGCAGGCGACAGGGTATAAGCGCTGGAACGTGGTTCAGCAGGTTGTGATGCCACCGCAGCCCATAGATCCGTGGTTCTGGGGCGGCCCATACCCGTACCGTCATCATTATGATATGTGGGGCGGCTGGTATAATCCGGGGCCCGCACAGGTACAAACCGTCGTAACCGAATAA